The genomic region GAGGGAGACGTAGACATAGTTGTCCTGGATAAGCGGGCAAGGTACGCGATTGCAGCCTACGAGGTAAAAATGGGTACATGTAGCCGAAGCGACCTCATAGCCGCGTACGAGAGGGCTAGAAAAATCGGTGCAGCCCTTGCTGGCGCAGTATGCCTCTCCGGCGCAGACGCGGCCCCGCCGCCAGGTCTGAGAATACTGGAACCCGAAGATGTAGCCGAGGTGGCAGAACAGTTAGCGCGTAGGGCCTCGAAAAAAGCTGCGCAATAAACCTGCTAACCATGTAGCGGCTTATTCGCGGCATCAGTGTGAAACAGCTTGTAGAACGTGATGGCTATTATTGTCTTCGCGTCCTTTATCTCGCCGCTCCTTATCATCTCGAGTGCCTTGGGGAGAGGCACCCACATGGTCTCTATTAGCTCGTCGTGCTCCGGCCTAGCGCCGACAAACCTGAGGCTGCGCGCGAGATAGATGTGTATGTGCTCGGTCGAGGTGCCCGGCGAGGGGTATATCGTGGTCATGTAGACTAGTTCCCCTGGCTCGTACCCGGTTTCCTCGATGAGCTCCCTCCTAGCAGTCTCCTCCGGCTCCTCCCCCTCCTCCATAGTCCCCGCAGGTGCCTCAATGAGCCACTCGCCAACAACCGGGCGGAACTGCTTCTCGAGCAGCAACTCCCCCTTCTCGTTGACTGGTAGAACAACCACCGCGCCACCGTGGAGGAGAGCGTCAAACGCGACCTCGCGGCCGCCTATGCGTGCAATGATTTGGCCAAAAACCATTCTACGGCCACGGCAGAGGACACGTCTCCCAACGATCTCGGGCCCGGCCAAGACAGCCTCTACCTCCCCGAGCCGAGAAGCAAAACGCTGGAAATAGTACAATATCTCTACTCTCGGATAACCCGCGTACCAATGCTAGGCGTGCTTCCCTAAGCCT from Pyrofollis japonicus harbors:
- a CDS encoding NUDIX hydrolase; translated protein: MAGPEIVGRRVLCRGRRMVFGQIIARIGGREVAFDALLHGGAVVVLPVNEKGELLLEKQFRPVVGEWLIEAPAGTMEEGEEPEETARRELIEETGYEPGELVYMTTIYPSPGTSTEHIHIYLARSLRFVGARPEHDELIETMWVPLPKALEMIRSGEIKDAKTIIAITFYKLFHTDAANKPLHG